The Sphingobium sp. BYY-5 genome contains a region encoding:
- a CDS encoding NADH dehydrogenase ubiquinone Fe-S protein 4, with translation MARRPDDLARDFGSGPSANDNLTGPSAASALPPDARAVIEPVPRATNQGGLGGRGQWWVRFAPRWRPVADPLTGWTGGGDLLETIELRFLDAETAASYCQRQGLDFSLHGAPGRQHPLPSRLPAEPTPVLCCWPTGPHARCYGRYPAALESALGSGSAVDVGGMAFSHSP, from the coding sequence ATGGCAAGGCGGCCTGACGATCTGGCCCGGGACTTCGGTTCCGGGCCATCCGCCAACGATAACCTCACCGGACCAAGCGCGGCGAGCGCGCTACCGCCAGATGCGCGAGCCGTGATCGAGCCGGTGCCGCGCGCGACCAACCAGGGCGGGCTCGGCGGGCGTGGACAATGGTGGGTGCGCTTCGCGCCGCGCTGGCGGCCCGTGGCCGATCCCCTGACTGGATGGACCGGCGGCGGCGATCTACTCGAGACGATCGAGCTGCGCTTTTTAGACGCAGAGACCGCAGCGAGCTACTGCCAGCGCCAGGGATTGGACTTCTCGCTCCATGGCGCGCCGGGTCGCCAGCATCCGCTTCCCAGTCGCCTGCCAGCGGAACCGACGCCGGTGCTGTGCTGCTGGCCAACAGGTCCGCACGCACGATGCTACGGCCGCTATCCGGCCGCGCTTGAAAGCGCGCTGGGCTCGGGAAGCGCGGTTGACGTCGGGGGGATGGCATTTTCACATTCACCATGA
- the groES gene encoding co-chaperone GroES produces the protein MHFRPLHDRVVVRRIEAEEKTSGGIIIPDTAKEKPQEGEIVAVGPGVRDDSGQLVELSVKSGDRILFGKWSGTEVKIDGEDLLIMKESDILGVIDNVVPLKQAA, from the coding sequence ATGCATTTCCGCCCCTTGCACGACCGTGTGGTCGTCCGCCGCATCGAAGCCGAGGAGAAGACCTCGGGCGGCATCATCATCCCCGACACCGCCAAGGAAAAGCCGCAGGAGGGCGAGATCGTCGCCGTCGGCCCGGGTGTCCGCGACGATAGCGGCCAGCTCGTCGAGCTGTCCGTCAAGTCCGGCGACCGCATCTTGTTCGGCAAATGGTCGGGCACCGAGGTCAAGATCGACGGCGAGGATCTGCTCATCATGAAGGAGAGCGATATCCTCGGCGTGATCGACAATGTCGTGCCTCTCAAGCAGGCGGCCTGA
- a CDS encoding CPBP family intramembrane glutamic endopeptidase: protein MVLSRAAMSPMSQRKRCHVGAQASSGILFGEIGQPLLEWLLGTRVDYSGYGALVGNERAALQLLAYALTSAAIGEEVLFRGFFLHQMTAIFGEGAAARRAAILASGALFGIAHFIQGWLGILFIGIMGLVFAAGGTFGR from the coding sequence ATGGTGCTCTCGCGTGCGGCCATGTCGCCGATGTCTCAGCGGAAACGCTGCCACGTCGGCGCGCAGGCGTCATCAGGCATCCTGTTCGGCGAAATCGGTCAGCCGCTACTCGAATGGCTACTCGGGACCCGTGTCGACTACAGCGGTTACGGCGCGCTCGTCGGTAACGAGAGAGCGGCACTGCAACTGCTCGCTTACGCCCTGACCAGCGCGGCGATCGGCGAAGAGGTGCTGTTCCGCGGCTTCTTCCTGCATCAGATGACCGCTATCTTCGGCGAAGGTGCCGCTGCGCGGCGCGCCGCGATCCTAGCGAGCGGGGCGCTCTTTGGTATCGCGCACTTCATTCAGGGATGGCTCGGTATCCTCTTCATCGGTATCATGGGCCTTGTCTTCGCAGCGGGCGGAACCTTTGGGCGTTGA
- a CDS encoding zinc-dependent alcohol dehydrogenase family protein, translating to MIETMKAVVLSRFGGADAFELLDVPVPPVGARQLRVRVHATAINPLDYQIRRGDYADLVPLPAIIGHDVSGVVEEAGTDVTDFAAGDEVYYTPRIFGDAGSYAERHVVDVDLVARKPSNLTHVEAASLTLVGGTVVEAFVTRARLAVGETVLIHGGAGGVGTIAIQVAKAIGARVLTTARAGDHAFVQSLGADEAIDHSMEDYVDAVTRLTGGRGVDVVFDTIGGDTLTRSPLALADMGRVVSIVDIPQPQNLIEAWGRNAAYHFVFTRQNRGKLDLLTDLAERGLVRPVVGAVLPLARVGEAHELLEGRSAYALRGKVAIDVVGDTVSLPPRR from the coding sequence ATGATTGAAACCATGAAGGCGGTTGTTCTTAGCCGCTTCGGCGGGGCCGACGCATTCGAACTGCTCGACGTTCCCGTGCCGCCAGTCGGCGCCCGGCAGCTGCGCGTCCGGGTTCATGCCACGGCGATCAACCCGCTCGACTACCAGATCCGTCGCGGTGATTATGCCGATCTGGTGCCCTTGCCTGCTATCATCGGACACGACGTCTCTGGCGTCGTCGAGGAAGCGGGGACCGACGTGACGGACTTCGCGGCAGGCGATGAGGTCTACTATACGCCCCGGATCTTCGGTGACGCAGGCTCCTATGCCGAACGGCACGTCGTCGACGTCGACCTGGTGGCCCGCAAGCCGTCGAACCTCACTCATGTCGAGGCGGCCAGCCTGACGCTGGTCGGGGGTACCGTCGTGGAAGCGTTCGTGACGCGTGCGCGCCTTGCTGTCGGGGAAACCGTTCTTATCCACGGCGGCGCCGGGGGCGTGGGAACGATCGCGATCCAGGTTGCCAAGGCGATCGGCGCCCGCGTGCTGACCACCGCGCGTGCCGGAGACCATGCGTTTGTGCAGTCGCTCGGCGCCGACGAGGCGATCGATCATAGCATGGAGGATTATGTCGATGCCGTGACGCGGCTGACGGGCGGCCGCGGCGTCGATGTCGTGTTCGACACGATCGGCGGCGATACGCTGACGCGTAGTCCGTTGGCGCTCGCGGACATGGGACGTGTCGTCAGCATTGTTGACATTCCACAGCCGCAGAACCTCATCGAGGCATGGGGCAGAAACGCTGCATATCACTTCGTTTTCACACGCCAGAATCGAGGCAAGCTTGATCTGCTTACCGATCTCGCGGAACGCGGCCTCGTCCGGCCCGTCGTAGGTGCGGTTCTGCCGCTGGCCCGCGTCGGAGAGGCGCACGAACTTTTAGAGGGCAGAAGCGCCTATGCCCTTCGTGGGAAGGTGGCGATTGACGTAGTGGGAGACACCGTCTCTCTCCCGCCCCGCCGCTAG
- a CDS encoding MarC family protein — translation MHISPSILSTFITLLVTIGPIETAVVFAGLTAGIHRSERISLASRSVTIAAGVLLLFAVAGGVVLSLLHISLPAFRVAGGVLLFLQALTLTFSSPGLSSISEGERREAEGSGDIAVFPLAFPLIAGPGSLSAAVLVMGRTENWIEGGSVLAMIMVCMLSTWLAMLAADRLVLLLGSTGADVVGRISGVLLAGLAVQFVFDGLAAAPFLAG, via the coding sequence ATGCACATATCACCCAGCATCCTTTCCACCTTTATCACCCTGCTCGTCACCATCGGTCCGATCGAGACGGCGGTGGTCTTCGCCGGCCTGACGGCCGGAATTCACCGCAGCGAGCGGATCAGTCTCGCCTCGCGCTCGGTCACGATCGCCGCTGGCGTGCTGCTGCTGTTCGCTGTTGCGGGCGGCGTCGTTCTTTCGCTCCTGCATATCTCGCTGCCCGCATTCCGGGTGGCAGGCGGCGTGCTCCTGTTCCTTCAGGCTTTGACGCTCACCTTCTCCAGTCCTGGACTCTCATCCATCAGCGAGGGCGAGCGCCGGGAAGCCGAAGGGTCCGGCGATATCGCGGTCTTCCCGCTGGCGTTTCCCTTGATCGCGGGCCCCGGAAGCCTTTCGGCCGCCGTGCTCGTCATGGGCCGCACCGAGAACTGGATCGAGGGCGGCAGCGTGCTCGCGATGATCATGGTTTGTATGCTGTCGACCTGGCTCGCGATGCTCGCGGCCGACCGCCTTGTCCTGCTGCTCGGCAGCACCGGTGCCGACGTCGTCGGCCGCATCTCCGGCGTGCTTCTCGCCGGCCTCGCCGTCCAGTTCGTCTTCGACGGTCTCGCGGCCGCGCCATTCCTGGCCGGCTGA
- a CDS encoding DUF6088 family protein, producing MRGPGLDLKSAISSRMVSGGVPSVWTPQDFLDLGSRDAVDQALHRLTRNGDIRRIARGLYDKPKLNPLTGKSTHPDPRAVVDALARRDQARILVDGVTAANDLGLSDAVPARIVVHTDARLKPITLGNLKIDFKTTAPSRLHWAGRPAMRVVQALHWLHDAGGDTDPAVAKRLRTIFAHPDHGADIVNDLQADMLTLPLWMQNILRDTIPVTSSADRLKTKRA from the coding sequence ATGCGCGGGCCGGGTCTCGATCTCAAAAGTGCCATATCAAGCCGGATGGTCTCCGGAGGCGTGCCTTCAGTCTGGACGCCGCAGGACTTTCTCGATCTCGGCTCTCGCGACGCCGTCGATCAGGCGCTCCATCGACTGACCCGCAATGGCGACATTCGCAGGATTGCCCGTGGCCTCTATGACAAGCCCAAACTCAACCCCCTCACGGGCAAGTCCACGCACCCCGATCCGCGCGCCGTCGTCGATGCGCTGGCTCGCCGGGACCAAGCCCGTATCCTCGTCGATGGCGTAACCGCGGCCAACGATCTAGGACTCTCCGATGCCGTCCCGGCTCGCATCGTCGTCCATACCGATGCAAGATTGAAGCCCATTACGCTCGGCAACCTCAAGATCGATTTCAAAACCACTGCGCCAAGTCGGCTTCACTGGGCTGGGCGGCCAGCGATGCGTGTCGTTCAGGCCCTGCATTGGTTGCACGACGCCGGGGGCGACACCGATCCGGCTGTTGCCAAGCGCCTGCGCACCATCTTCGCCCACCCTGATCACGGCGCCGACATCGTCAACGACCTCCAGGCCGATATGCTGACGCTCCCGCTCTGGATGCAGAATATCCTGCGCGATACGATACCGGTTACCTCGTCAGCTGACCGCCTGAAGACCAAGCGAGCATGA
- a CDS encoding PAS domain S-box protein, whose amino-acid sequence MHDAAEHLAAIVESSDDAILTKDLNGIVTSWNNGAEQLFGYSAADIIGKSITLLLPDDRQDEEAPILARLRRGERVRHYETVRRRKDGGLVDISLSVSPLRDATGTIIGASSIARDITERKRAEEQQQLLLREMDHRIRNLFTLSASLRIVGI is encoded by the coding sequence ATGCACGACGCCGCGGAGCATCTCGCCGCGATCGTCGAATCCTCGGATGACGCCATACTGACGAAGGATCTAAACGGGATCGTTACCAGCTGGAATAACGGAGCGGAACAACTGTTCGGCTATTCCGCGGCAGACATCATCGGAAAGTCGATTACGCTTCTTCTGCCCGACGATCGGCAGGACGAGGAAGCGCCGATCCTTGCCCGCTTGCGCCGTGGCGAGCGCGTGCGCCATTATGAAACCGTGAGGCGACGCAAGGATGGAGGGCTGGTGGATATCTCGCTCAGCGTTTCGCCGCTGCGCGACGCCACCGGCACGATCATCGGCGCATCCTCGATCGCCCGGGATATCACGGAACGCAAACGTGCCGAGGAGCAGCAACAGTTGCTGCTGCGCGAGATGGATCATCGCATTAGGAATCTGTTCACGCTGTCCGCCAGTCTAAGGATTGTGGGGATTTAG
- a CDS encoding nucleotidyl transferase AbiEii/AbiGii toxin family protein codes for MTMNPAYAQFLAADPTDRRDVFIGAGQRLGTAPQNIEKDFWVCWTLDALFNGPASHGPRFLFKGGTSLSKGFGLIQRFSEDIDITVFREDIGQDASVEALEEMSGKKRQAKLDAIKAACQAFIGGDLLAQLSETLAGAVGEGMAGAKVELDRDDESAQSILLWYPSVTAESDGYIRKAVKIESGAKSALDPHARHSVVPYLADDLPGLDLTVANVTIVDAERTFWDKVVILHGLRRWFDARQVLRAGGQRVSRHYYDVHQLMIAGTGASAMANEELGRDCVAHARMFFNSRDLDLAHAEPGSFSLMPTDAMIADLRRDYGAMAGMIFGDVPDFDAVLATVETLQRSLNEPAA; via the coding sequence ATGACAATGAACCCCGCTTACGCCCAGTTTCTGGCGGCCGATCCCACGGATCGACGGGATGTATTCATCGGCGCCGGGCAGCGGCTCGGCACAGCGCCCCAGAATATCGAGAAGGATTTCTGGGTCTGCTGGACCCTCGACGCGCTGTTCAACGGTCCGGCATCCCATGGTCCGCGCTTCCTGTTCAAAGGGGGTACGTCGCTGTCGAAGGGCTTCGGCTTGATTCAGCGTTTCTCCGAGGACATCGACATCACGGTATTTCGCGAAGACATCGGCCAAGATGCAAGTGTCGAGGCGCTGGAGGAGATGTCCGGTAAGAAGCGGCAGGCCAAGCTCGATGCCATCAAGGCGGCATGCCAAGCCTTCATAGGCGGAGACCTGCTCGCCCAGCTTTCGGAGACCCTAGCCGGTGCAGTTGGCGAGGGCATGGCAGGCGCAAAGGTCGAACTCGATCGGGACGATGAAAGCGCCCAGAGCATTCTCCTTTGGTATCCAAGCGTGACCGCCGAGTCCGATGGCTACATCCGCAAAGCCGTCAAAATAGAATCCGGGGCCAAATCCGCTCTCGACCCTCATGCCCGCCATAGCGTCGTTCCCTATCTCGCCGATGATCTGCCCGGCCTCGATCTAACGGTCGCCAACGTGACCATCGTCGACGCGGAACGGACCTTCTGGGACAAGGTCGTCATTCTCCATGGTCTCCGCCGCTGGTTCGACGCCCGTCAAGTTCTGCGTGCGGGTGGCCAGCGCGTCTCACGCCATTATTACGACGTGCATCAACTGATGATTGCCGGAACGGGCGCTTCCGCGATGGCTAATGAAGAACTTGGCAGGGATTGTGTCGCGCACGCTCGAATGTTCTTTAATAGCCGCGACCTTGATCTTGCCCATGCTGAGCCCGGCAGCTTCTCCCTAATGCCGACCGATGCGATGATCGCTGACCTTCGCCGCGACTATGGTGCCATGGCCGGCATGATCTTCGGCGATGTGCCCGACTTCGATGCCGTCCTCGCAACCGTCGAAACGCTCCAGCGCTCGTTGAACGAACCGGCTGCATAA
- a CDS encoding pirin family protein, giving the protein MLHRSIDRVTVIPPLGPGFDGERHKAALVVAPGNFHATDPFFLMADDHITLEGRFGEAHPHAGLETVTFMLNGTMEDTGGRLAEGDVEWMTAGSGIVHSEDAMVSTGMRLFQLWLVLPEEQRNMPPRVQILQRAAMPVHLEPGVEATVYSGRLGEAAAATKNAVPVTLADIRLEPGASFAPELPAAYNAFTVVIDGEATAGAGGEPLSENMVGWTGPAGGGSSTLALRAGAKGARILLYAGQPQNVEVVAQGPFIAGSRDELAEYYAAYRHGRFPHAGTMRPVALA; this is encoded by the coding sequence ATGCTTCACAGATCGATCGATCGTGTCACCGTCATACCGCCGCTCGGACCTGGCTTCGATGGCGAGCGTCACAAGGCGGCGCTGGTGGTGGCACCGGGAAATTTCCACGCCACCGACCCGTTTTTCCTGATGGCGGACGACCACATCACGCTGGAAGGGCGCTTCGGCGAGGCGCATCCCCATGCCGGGCTGGAAACTGTAACTTTCATGCTGAACGGCACGATGGAGGACACCGGCGGCCGGCTGGCGGAAGGCGACGTCGAATGGATGACGGCGGGCAGCGGCATCGTCCATTCAGAAGATGCGATGGTATCGACCGGTATGCGATTGTTCCAGTTGTGGCTGGTCCTGCCTGAGGAACAGCGCAACATGCCGCCGAGAGTGCAGATCCTGCAGCGCGCGGCGATGCCGGTCCATCTCGAACCGGGGGTCGAGGCGACGGTCTACAGCGGCCGGTTGGGTGAGGCGGCGGCGGCGACGAAGAATGCGGTGCCCGTCACGCTGGCGGACATCCGGCTGGAGCCGGGTGCTAGCTTCGCGCCGGAACTGCCCGCCGCCTATAACGCCTTCACGGTGGTAATCGATGGTGAGGCGACGGCCGGTGCCGGTGGCGAACCGCTGTCGGAGAACATGGTCGGCTGGACCGGTCCCGCCGGCGGCGGTTCCAGCACGCTCGCGTTACGAGCGGGCGCGAAAGGCGCCCGGATATTGCTGTACGCCGGACAGCCCCAGAACGTTGAGGTCGTGGCGCAGGGACCGTTCATTGCCGGCTCCCGCGACGAGCTGGCGGAATACTACGCCGCTTATCGCCATGGCAGGTTCCCGCACGCCGGCACGATGCGGCCGGTCGCCCTCGCATGA
- a CDS encoding zinc-binding dehydrogenase, whose product MARKIEIRETGTPAVLRVVEAEVGLPGAGQVRLVQTAIGINYVDVMVRKGLYPMRLPATLGFEAAGVVEAVGSGVAGFAPGDRVAYFFFEGAYATASLVPAEALVRLPDDICDEVAATFLAKGLTAWMGLYALHSLKAGEVALVLGASGSVGSILSRWARSLGATVIGVAGSAGKLASVAAGADHAFVADDLTLSDKVRAIVPAGVDVVYDFVGRATFPLAVACVRDGGVIATIGAASGQASPAADQLRSCAVQLRGGGTPQYVRGETVAVATAQLWGTIRDGLFSDLQVARYTFDRIAAAHEDMEARRLTGLPVAIV is encoded by the coding sequence ATGGCTAGGAAAATCGAGATACGGGAGACCGGCACGCCTGCCGTCCTGAGAGTGGTGGAGGCAGAGGTCGGATTGCCTGGCGCCGGGCAGGTACGACTGGTGCAAACAGCGATCGGCATCAACTATGTCGATGTCATGGTCCGCAAGGGTCTTTACCCGATGCGGCTTCCCGCCACGCTGGGCTTCGAAGCGGCGGGTGTGGTCGAGGCCGTCGGCTCAGGGGTGGCGGGCTTCGCACCGGGAGACCGCGTCGCCTATTTCTTCTTCGAGGGAGCATACGCCACCGCCTCGCTTGTCCCTGCCGAGGCGCTCGTTCGCCTGCCGGACGACATCTGCGACGAGGTGGCGGCGACCTTCCTTGCGAAGGGACTGACGGCCTGGATGGGATTGTACGCCCTGCATTCGTTGAAGGCAGGTGAGGTCGCCCTCGTGCTCGGGGCATCGGGTAGCGTCGGGTCGATCCTGTCGCGCTGGGCGCGGTCGCTTGGGGCAACGGTGATCGGTGTGGCAGGATCGGCCGGCAAACTGGCGTCGGTCGCGGCCGGCGCCGACCATGCATTCGTCGCCGACGATCTGACGCTTTCCGACAAAGTCCGCGCGATCGTTCCCGCCGGCGTGGATGTGGTCTACGACTTCGTCGGACGTGCAACCTTTCCGTTGGCGGTCGCGTGCGTGCGGGATGGCGGCGTGATCGCCACGATCGGCGCCGCGTCGGGACAGGCGTCTCCCGCGGCCGATCAGCTCCGCTCCTGCGCCGTCCAACTCCGGGGCGGCGGCACGCCGCAATATGTTCGGGGCGAAACGGTTGCGGTTGCCACGGCGCAGCTCTGGGGCACGATCCGCGACGGCCTTTTTAGTGATCTCCAGGTGGCCCGATATACGTTCGACAGGATCGCCGCCGCACACGAGGACATGGAAGCACGGCGGCTTACCGGCCTTCCTGTTGCGATAGTGTGA
- a CDS encoding usg protein: MSDRGFIAQLEGYGLTTAEIHYYRPDAPSLLQLFIWQEYDLAPDFPTLFDFLDHWRREIEAALHSVRIAHGRLIGPTEWRTVDGIIPLP; the protein is encoded by the coding sequence ATGAGTGATCGCGGCTTCATCGCACAGCTGGAGGGCTACGGTCTCACCACAGCCGAGATCCATTATTACCGGCCCGATGCGCCGTCGCTCCTCCAGCTGTTCATATGGCAGGAATATGATCTTGCGCCCGACTTCCCAACGCTGTTCGATTTCCTCGACCATTGGCGGCGCGAGATCGAGGCCGCACTCCATTCGGTCCGGATCGCCCATGGCCGGCTGATCGGACCCACCGAATGGCGTACGGTCGATGGCATCATCCCGCTCCCATGA
- a CDS encoding Hsp20/alpha crystallin family protein: MAFRDLIPWSRQENRLSVPVSAERGRDSDTHPLLSLHREMNRLFDDAFRGFGVPALAGFDRAAGWPHVELGETDKEIRVTAELPGLDEKDVEITVEDGALTLRGEKRSEVEDKDRGYTERSYGRFERRIGLPQGIDRDHAAATFRNGVLTVTLPKTEAANENVRRIPVNGKAA, from the coding sequence ATGGCTTTTCGTGATCTCATTCCCTGGAGTCGGCAGGAAAACCGGCTCTCCGTCCCGGTCAGCGCCGAGCGCGGCCGCGACAGTGATACCCACCCGTTGCTGTCGCTCCACCGCGAGATGAACCGGCTGTTCGACGATGCCTTCCGCGGCTTCGGCGTGCCCGCATTAGCCGGGTTCGACCGCGCTGCCGGCTGGCCGCATGTCGAGCTCGGCGAGACCGACAAGGAAATCCGCGTCACGGCCGAACTGCCGGGTCTCGACGAGAAGGACGTCGAAATCACCGTCGAAGACGGGGCGCTGACGCTTCGTGGCGAGAAGCGCTCCGAGGTCGAAGACAAGGATCGTGGCTATACCGAGCGCAGCTACGGCCGCTTTGAACGCCGTATCGGACTGCCCCAGGGCATCGACCGTGACCACGCCGCCGCAACCTTCAGGAACGGCGTGCTGACGGTCACCCTGCCGAAGACGGAGGCGGCGAACGAAAATGTCCGCCGCATCCCGGTCAATGGCAAGGCGGCCTGA
- a CDS encoding Hsp20 family protein: protein MRTAFDFTPYRRSTVGFDRLFNLLEAGTREDDGYPPFDILREGDDSYRITLAVAGFRLEDIEVVAQQNQLTVTGKLAENNGQDEYLHRGIAARAFERRFQLADFVEAGDARFENGLLSIALKRVVPEAMKPRRIEISGGKAAQDQIEAPRDEAREAA, encoded by the coding sequence ATGAGAACTGCATTTGACTTTACACCGTATCGGCGTTCGACGGTTGGTTTTGATCGTCTGTTCAACCTGCTCGAAGCCGGCACGCGCGAAGACGACGGCTATCCGCCATTCGACATTCTGAGAGAAGGCGACGACAGCTATCGCATCACGCTGGCGGTCGCCGGCTTCCGCCTCGAGGACATCGAGGTGGTGGCCCAGCAGAACCAGCTCACCGTCACCGGCAAGCTTGCCGAGAACAACGGTCAGGACGAATATCTGCATCGCGGCATTGCCGCGCGCGCGTTCGAGCGGCGCTTCCAGCTTGCCGATTTCGTGGAAGCTGGCGATGCCCGCTTCGAGAACGGCCTGCTGAGCATCGCGCTCAAGCGCGTTGTGCCCGAGGCAATGAAGCCGCGCCGGATCGAGATCAGCGGCGGCAAGGCTGCCCAGGATCAGATCGAAGCGCCCAGGGATGAGGCCCGCGAAGCGGCCTGA
- a CDS encoding TrbI/VirB10 family protein, translated as MLGVGSELSISGESDLVQALRESAQSNTIRGGDRITRRNLDIEPTITIRPGAPVRVLVTRDIDLAP; from the coding sequence ATGCTGGGGGTTGGGTCGGAACTGTCGATCTCGGGCGAGAGCGATCTCGTGCAGGCGCTTCGCGAATCCGCGCAATCAAATACGATCCGCGGCGGCGACCGGATCACGCGACGCAATCTCGACATCGAGCCGACGATCACCATCCGCCCGGGTGCGCCTGTGCGCGTGCTGGTAACTCGCGACATCGACCTCGCGCCGTAG
- a CDS encoding helix-turn-helix domain-containing protein: MIERAWEKKIEPLTVRISTAVRITGLSRSRIYELIQTGELEVTKVGRATLVQYRSLKLLTDNIGSSAGGPD, from the coding sequence ATGATCGAGCGCGCCTGGGAGAAGAAGATCGAACCGCTGACGGTGCGGATCTCGACGGCGGTGCGGATTACCGGGCTGAGCCGTTCGCGAATCTACGAGCTCATCCAGACTGGCGAGCTTGAAGTGACCAAAGTCGGGAGGGCGACGCTGGTGCAGTATCGAAGCCTGAAGCTGCTAACGGACAATATCGGTTCTTCGGCTGGGGGGCCTGACTGA
- a CDS encoding DUF2274 domain-containing protein, whose amino-acid sequence MTNLKLRKLPDRTAVKLTITITPDLQAALQAYAAIYADTYGMEEPVAELIPVMLSAFLESDRGFARSRVAWARSAR is encoded by the coding sequence ATGACCAACCTGAAACTTAGGAAGTTGCCGGATCGAACTGCAGTGAAGCTGACCATCACGATCACCCCGGATCTGCAGGCAGCCTTGCAGGCCTACGCCGCGATCTATGCCGACACCTATGGGATGGAGGAACCTGTCGCGGAATTGATCCCTGTTATGCTTTCCGCCTTTCTTGAGAGCGATCGCGGCTTCGCGCGGTCGCGCGTGGCGTGGGCACGGAGTGCGAGATGA